One Vidua chalybeata isolate OUT-0048 chromosome 13, bVidCha1 merged haplotype, whole genome shotgun sequence genomic window carries:
- the SEMA6D gene encoding semaphorin-6D isoform X5, with product MRLPVLCALVTLLSLSRCRAVSFPEDEDPINVVDYHYSRQYPVFRGRPSGNESQHRLDFQLMLKIRDTLYITGRDQVYTVNLNEVPKSEVIPSKKLTWRSKQQDRENCAMKGKHKDECHNFIKVFVPRNDEMVFVCGTNAFNPMCRYYRLNTLEYDGEEISGLARCPFDARQTNVALFADGKLYSATVADFLASDAVIYRSMGDGSALRTIKYDSKWIKEPHFLHAIEYGNYVYFFFREIAVEHNTLGKAVYSRVARICKNDMGGSQRVLEKHWTSFLKARLNCSVPGDSFFYFDVLQSITDIIEINGVPTVVGVFTTQLNSIPGSAVCAFSMDDIEKVFKGRFKEQKTPDSVWTAVPEDKVPKPRPGCCAKHGLAEAYKTSIDFPDETLSFIKSHPLMDSAVPSVTEEPWFTKTRVRYRLTAIAVDHAAGPYQNYTVIFVGSEAGVVLKILAKTRPFSLNDSILLEEIEAYNHAKCNAESEEDRRVISLQLDRDHHALFVAFSSCIVRIPLSRCERHGSCKKACIASRDPYCGWLDHEACGRVTPGMLTGGYVQDVEYGNTAQLGDCHEILPTTATPDYKIFGDPTSGVRWEVQSGESNQMVHMNVLITCVFAAFVLGAFIAGVAVYCYRDIFVRKSRKIHKDAESAQSCTDSSGSFAKLNGLFDSPVKEYQQNIDSPKLYTNLLTSRKELPPNGDTKSMMMDHRGQPPELAALPTPESTPVLQQKTLQAMKSQSDKAHGNLNASRKEAPLKSPQFFPSSPPPHSPLSHGHIPSAIVLPNATHDYNTSFSNSNAHKADKKMQHIDHPLTKSSSKRDHRRSVDSRNTLNDFLKHLNETTNNPKAIMGDIQVAHQTLMLDPMGNMSEIPPKVPNREASLYSPPSTLPRNSPTKRVDVPTTPAVPMTSLERQRGYHKNSSQRHSISALPKNLNSPNGVLLSRQPSINRGGYMAPTAGTKMDYMQGTPVTVHLQPSLSRQSSYTSNGTLPRTGIKRTPSLKPDVPPKPSFVPQTTSVRPLNKYSY from the exons atgAGGCTCCCCGTGCTCTGTGCCTTGGTGACGCTGCTGAGCCTGTCCCGCTGCCGGGCCGTCAGCTTCCCCGAAGACGAGGACCCCATTAACGTCGTGGACTACCACT ATTCAAGGCAATATCCAGTATTTAGAGGACGCCCTTCAGGCAATGAATCTCAGCACAGACTGGACTTCCAACTAATGTTGAAAATTCGAGACACACTCTATATCACTGGCAG GGACCAGGTTTACACTGTAAATTTAAATGAAGTTCCGAAATCAGAAGTTATCCCAAGCAAG AAATTAACATGGAGATcaaagcagcaggacagagagaaCTGTGCTATGAAAGGCAAACATAAA GATGAATGTCATAACTTCATTAAAGTCTTTGTTCCAAGAAATGATGAGATGGTGTTTGTCTGTGGAACAAATGCATTTAACCCTATGTGCAGATACTATCGG ttGAATACATTAGAGTATGATGGGGAGGAAATTAGTGGTTTGGCAAGATGCCCATTTGATGCCAGACAAACCAATGTCGCCCTCTTTGCTG ATGGAAAATTGTATTCGGCAACAGTAGCAGATTTCCTGGCAAGTGATGCTGTTATTTATCGCAGCATGGGGGATGGATCTGCCTTAAGAACAATAAAGTATGACTCCAAATGGATAAAAG AACCACACTTCCTCCATGCCATAGAATATGGGAActatgtttatttcttcttcagagAAATTGCTGTAGAGCACAACACTCTAGGCAAG gctGTGTATTCCCGTGTGGCACGCATCTGCAAAAATGACATGGGAGGCTCCCAAAGGGTCCTGGAGAAGCACTGGACATCCTTTCTGAAAGCTCGGCTCAACTGCTCAGTTCCTGGGGATTCATTCTTCTACTTTGATGTTCTGCAGTCTATCACAGACATAATAGAAATCAATGGAGTGCCCACCGTTGTGGGTGTATTCACCACACAGCTCAACAG CATCCCTGGTTCAGCAGTGTGTGCTTTTAGCATGGATGACATTGAGAAAGTCTTCAAAGGGAGATTTAAAGAACAAAAGACTCCTGACTCTGTTTGGACAGCTGTACCTGAAGACAAAGTACCAAAGCCAAG ACCTGGCTGCTGTGCAAAACATGGCCTAGCAGAGGCTTACAAAACCTCCATTGATTTCCCAGACGAAACGCTCTCCTTCATCAAATCTCATCCGTTGATGGACTCAGCTGTTCCCTCAGTCACTGAGGAGCCCTGGTTTACCAAAACACGTGTCAG ATACAGATTGACAGCAATTGCTGTAGACCACGCTGCTGGACCATACCAGAACTACACAGTCATATTTGTTGGCTCTGAAGCAGGAGTAGTACTTAAAATCTTGGCAAAGACCAGGCCTTTTTCTTTGAATGACAGCATATTACTGGAAGAGATTGAAGCATATAATCATGCAAA GTGTAATGCAGAAAGCGAGGAGGACAGAAGAGTCATTTCCCTCCAGCTGGACAGAGACCACCATGCTCTGTTCGTGGCATTCTCCAGCTGCATCGTTAGAATTCCCCTGAGTCGGTGTGAGCGTCACGGGTCATGTAAAAA GGCATGTATTGCTTCACGGGACCCGTACTGTGGCTGGTTAGACCATGAGGCGTGTGGAAGAGTGACACCAGGCATGCT CACTGGAGGATATGTGCAAGATGTCGAATATGGCAACACAGCACAGCTTGGGGACTGCCATG AAATTTTGCCTACTACAGCTACACCAGATTACAAAATATTTGGCGACCCAACATCtg GTGTGAGGTGGGAAGTACAATCAGGAGAGTCCAACCAAATGGTACATATGAATGTCCTAATCACTTGTGTCTTTGCCGCTTTTGTCCTGGGAGCCTTTATTGCGGGAGTGGCCGTTTACTGTTACCGGGATATATTTGTGCGGAAGTCCAGGAAAATCCACAAAGATGCAGAATCGGCTCAGTCCTGCACTGACTCCAGTGGGAGCTTTGCCAAATTGAATGGGCTGTTTGACAGTCCTGTCAAGGAGTATCAGCAGAACATTGATTCACCCAAACTGTACACAAACCTGCTGACCAGCAGAAAGGAATTGCCTCCAAACGGTGATACCAAGTCCATGATGATGGACCACAGGGGACAGCCTCCAGAATTAGCTGCACTTCCAACTCCAGAATCTACTCCAGTTCTTCAACAAAAGACTCTGCAGGCTATGAAAAGTCAGTCGGACAAAGCGCATGGTAACCTCAATGCTTCGCGAAAGGAAGCCCCACTAAAAAGCCCtcagttttttccttctagtcCTCCACCCCACTCTCCTCTAAGTCATGGACATATTCCCAGTGCTATTGTTCTTCCCAATGCTACCCATGACTACAACACATCTTTCTCAAATTCTAATGCGCACAAGGCAGACAAAAAGATGCAACATATTGATCATCCCCTTACAAAATCATCCAGCAAAAGAGACCATAGGAGATCAGTTGATTCCAGGAACACCCTGAATGATTTTCTGAAACACTTAAATGAAACTACTAATAATCCCAAAGCAATTATGGGAGATATTCAAGTGGCCCACCAGACTTTAATGCTGGATCCAATGGGCAATATGTCTGAGATCCCACCTAAGGTTCCCAACAGGGAGGCATCTTTATACTCTCCTCCATCGACTCTGCCGAGAAACAGTCCCACAAAACGAGTGGATGTTCCCACCACTCCTGCAGTACCAATGACCTCTTTGGAAAGGCAGAGGGGTTATCacaaaaattcttcacagaggCACTCAATATCTGCCCTTCCTAAAAATTTGAACTCACCAAATGGTGTTTTGTTATCCAGACAGCCAAGTATTAATCGTGGGGGGTACATGGCTCCCACAGCAGGCACTAAGATGGACTACATGCAAGGGACGCCTGTCACCGTTCACCTCCAGCCTTCCTTGTCTAGGCAAAGCAGCTACACGAGCAATGGCACCCTGCCTCGCACAGGAATAAAGAGGACACCCTCCCTAAAACCCGACGTGCCACCAAAACCCTCATTCGTCCCTCAGACAACATCAGTCAGACCACTGAACAAATACAGCTACTAG